A genomic window from Osmia bicornis bicornis chromosome 4, iOsmBic2.1, whole genome shotgun sequence includes:
- the LOC114878157 gene encoding LARGE xylosyl- and glucuronyltransferase 1-like isoform X1 has product MARSWLGCLFGVLVPSAIFYLYLLLNVPSADIDSFKIVGKESLHVERPIFDKLHSETNRNEAKCETIHIAMVCAGYNSTFALVTVVKSVLFYRTKPLHFHLLVDEIAKRTLTTVFRTWDLPHVNLTYYKAERWVPKVSWIPNKHYSGVYGLLKLILPDAMREDKVLVFDTDVTVVNDVNLLWQMFEKFTNDQALGLTENQSHWYIKALSYGQRPWPALGRGYNTGVMLMHLQQLRNRKFISLWETVTKRVLAYIPETSLADQDIMNAVIKDHPSIVYKIECTWNIQLSDHTISDQCYRDTSRINIVHWNSPRKQDVYNKNINEFRKLHKIFLDMDGNLLRRRLFGCDKHEAVSEYNESSLCREFTRGATTLYRTHPFLLEYEYNVYAPADVALITQCSVERIPLLEDISKHWPGTISVALYLTDAEVQNFLEFVRGSVELRKRKNIAYHVVYKDGELYPINYLRNIAMSYVSSPFIFQLDVDFLPQYGLHEALMSYIVKLNISESDKVALIVPAFETERYRFTFPANKDELLKFLKRGVLYTFRYHVWTQGHAATNYSYWRNTMEPYEVSWEPDFEPYIVVSKLAPRYDTRFIGFGWNKVSYLTHLTVLGYKYIVLPDTFIIHRPHAPSLDIGKFRTDSIYRRCLKKLKDDFVEELVTKYGESALSKLKKVTKEEKILKPVKTK; this is encoded by the exons ATGGCTCGATCATGGCTAGGATGTTTGTTCGGCGTTTTAGTACCATCGGCGATTTTTTATCtctatttattgttaaatG TTCCTTCCGCTGACATCGATTCTTTCAAAATCGTTGGCAAAGAGAGCTTACACGTGGAACGACCTATCTTTGACAAATTACATTCTGAAACTAATCGTAACGAG GCAAAATGCGAGACCATACATATAGCGATGGTGTGCGCCGGATACAACTCGACGTTCGCTCTGGTGACAGTAGTAAAATCTGTTTTATTCTACCGTACTAAACCTTTGCATTTTCACTTGCTCGTCGACGAGATTGCAAAGAGAACACTGACAACTGTGTTTCGAACATGGGATTTACCACATG TGAACTTGACGTACTATAAAGCGGAAAGATGGGTACCAAAGGTGTCCTGGATACCTAACAAGCATTACTCTGGCGTTTACGGTCTTCTGAAATTAATCCTGCCGGATGCGATGCGAGAGGATAAAGTTTTGGTATTCGACACGGACGTAACCGTGGTGAACGACGTTAATTTACTTTGGCAGATGTTCGAGAAGTTCACAAACGATCAGGCCCTAGGGTTGACGGAAAATCAGAGTCATTGGTACATAAAGGCTTTGTCTTATGGTCAACGACCATGGCCGGCACTTGGTAGAGGCTATAACACGGGCGTGATGCTGATGCACTTGCAACAACTTCGTAACAGAAAATTTATCAGTCTTTGGGAAACAGTTACGAAGCGTGTTCTGGCATACATACCGGAGACTAGCTTAGCCGATCAGGATATAATGAATGCCGTTATCAAAGATCATCCTTCCATTGTATATAAAATCGAATGCACCTGGAACATACAGCTGAGCGATCACACGATCAGCGATCAGTGTTATCGCGACACTAGTCGTATAAAC ATTGTGCACTGGAATTCACCTCGAAAGCAAGATGTatataataagaatatcaaCGAGTTTCGTAAGTTGCATAAGATCTTCCTCGATATGGATGGGAATTTGCTACGTAGACGCTTGTTTGGTTGTGATAAACACGAAGCTGTGTCAGAA tACAACGAATCGAGCCTCTGTCGAGAGTTCACCAGAGGCGCGACCACCTTGTACCGAACACATCCGTTCCTCCTCGAGTACGAGTACAATGTATACGCACCGGCGGATGTGGCTCTGATAACTCAATGCAGCGTGGAAAGAATACCTTTGTTAGAAGATATATCGAAACATTGGCCTGGTACCATAAGCGTCGCCCTGTACCTGACTGATGCCGAAGTGCAGAATTTCCTTGAATTCGTCCGTGGATCCGTTGAGttgaggaagaggaagaacaTCGCGTACCACGTGGTGTACAAGGACGGg gAACTCTATCCAATCAATTATCTACGAAACATTGCGATGTCGTACGTATCGTCCCCGTTCATTTTTCAACTGGACGTCGATTTTCTGCCTCAGTACGGCTTGCACGAAGCCCTTATGAGTTACATCGTTAAATTGAACATCAGTGAGTCGGACAAAGTAGCTTTGATCGTGCCAGCATTCGAGACCGAGCGTTATAG GTTTACCTTTCCAGCGAACAAGGATGAGTTGCTGAAATTCTTGAAACGTGGCGTTTTGTATACATTTCGTTATCACGTTTGGACCCAGGGTCACGCAGCTACAAATTATAGTTATTGGCGAAATACTATGGAACCGTACGAA GTTTCCTGGGAACCAGATTTCGAGCCCTATATCGTCGTCTCAAAACTGGCACCCAGGTACGACACCAGATTCATCGGTTTCGGATGGAACAAAGTTTCCTATCTAACGCATTTGACCGTACTAGGCTACAA GTACATTGTCTTGCCGGATACATTCATTATCCATCGGCCTCACGCCCCTAGTCTCGACATCGGCAAGTTCAGGACCGACTCCATTTATAGAAG GTGTCTGAAAAAGCTGAAGGACGATTTCGTTGAGGAATTGGTGACCAAGTACGGAGAGAGTGCCCTGTCGAAGTTGAAAAAAGTGaccaaagaagaaaaaatattgaaacctGTCAAAACCAAATAA
- the LOC114878157 gene encoding LARGE xylosyl- and glucuronyltransferase 1-like isoform X3 — protein MARSWLGCLFGVLVPSAIFYLYLLLNVPSADIDSFKIVGKESLHVERPIFDKLHSETNRNEAKCETIHIAMVCAGYNSTFALVTVVKSVLFYRTKPLHFHLLVDEIAKRTLTTVFRTWDLPHVNLTYYKAERWVPKVSWIPNKHYSGVYGLLKLILPDAMREDKVLVFDTDVTVVNDVNLLWQMFEKFTNDQALGLTENQSHWYIKALSYGQRPWPALGRGYNTGVMLMHLQQLRNRKFISLWETVTKRVLAYIPETSLADQDIMNAVIKDHPSIVYKIECTWNIQLSDHTISDQCYRDTSRINIVHWNSPRKQDVYNKNINEFRKLHKIFLDMDGNLLRRRLFGCDKHEAVSEYNESSLCREFTRGATTLYRTHPFLLEYEYNVYAPADVALITQCSVERIPLLEDISKHWPGTISVALYLTDAEVQNFLEFVRGSVELRKRKNIAYHVVYKDGELYPINYLRNIAMSYVSSPFIFQLDVDFLPQYGLHEALMSYIVKLNISESDKVALIVPAFETERYRFTFPANKDELLKFLKRGVLYTFRYHVWTQGHAATNYSYWRNTMEPYEVSWEPDFEPYIVVSKLAPRYDTRFIGFGWNKVSYLTHLTVLGYKFI, from the exons ATGGCTCGATCATGGCTAGGATGTTTGTTCGGCGTTTTAGTACCATCGGCGATTTTTTATCtctatttattgttaaatG TTCCTTCCGCTGACATCGATTCTTTCAAAATCGTTGGCAAAGAGAGCTTACACGTGGAACGACCTATCTTTGACAAATTACATTCTGAAACTAATCGTAACGAG GCAAAATGCGAGACCATACATATAGCGATGGTGTGCGCCGGATACAACTCGACGTTCGCTCTGGTGACAGTAGTAAAATCTGTTTTATTCTACCGTACTAAACCTTTGCATTTTCACTTGCTCGTCGACGAGATTGCAAAGAGAACACTGACAACTGTGTTTCGAACATGGGATTTACCACATG TGAACTTGACGTACTATAAAGCGGAAAGATGGGTACCAAAGGTGTCCTGGATACCTAACAAGCATTACTCTGGCGTTTACGGTCTTCTGAAATTAATCCTGCCGGATGCGATGCGAGAGGATAAAGTTTTGGTATTCGACACGGACGTAACCGTGGTGAACGACGTTAATTTACTTTGGCAGATGTTCGAGAAGTTCACAAACGATCAGGCCCTAGGGTTGACGGAAAATCAGAGTCATTGGTACATAAAGGCTTTGTCTTATGGTCAACGACCATGGCCGGCACTTGGTAGAGGCTATAACACGGGCGTGATGCTGATGCACTTGCAACAACTTCGTAACAGAAAATTTATCAGTCTTTGGGAAACAGTTACGAAGCGTGTTCTGGCATACATACCGGAGACTAGCTTAGCCGATCAGGATATAATGAATGCCGTTATCAAAGATCATCCTTCCATTGTATATAAAATCGAATGCACCTGGAACATACAGCTGAGCGATCACACGATCAGCGATCAGTGTTATCGCGACACTAGTCGTATAAAC ATTGTGCACTGGAATTCACCTCGAAAGCAAGATGTatataataagaatatcaaCGAGTTTCGTAAGTTGCATAAGATCTTCCTCGATATGGATGGGAATTTGCTACGTAGACGCTTGTTTGGTTGTGATAAACACGAAGCTGTGTCAGAA tACAACGAATCGAGCCTCTGTCGAGAGTTCACCAGAGGCGCGACCACCTTGTACCGAACACATCCGTTCCTCCTCGAGTACGAGTACAATGTATACGCACCGGCGGATGTGGCTCTGATAACTCAATGCAGCGTGGAAAGAATACCTTTGTTAGAAGATATATCGAAACATTGGCCTGGTACCATAAGCGTCGCCCTGTACCTGACTGATGCCGAAGTGCAGAATTTCCTTGAATTCGTCCGTGGATCCGTTGAGttgaggaagaggaagaacaTCGCGTACCACGTGGTGTACAAGGACGGg gAACTCTATCCAATCAATTATCTACGAAACATTGCGATGTCGTACGTATCGTCCCCGTTCATTTTTCAACTGGACGTCGATTTTCTGCCTCAGTACGGCTTGCACGAAGCCCTTATGAGTTACATCGTTAAATTGAACATCAGTGAGTCGGACAAAGTAGCTTTGATCGTGCCAGCATTCGAGACCGAGCGTTATAG GTTTACCTTTCCAGCGAACAAGGATGAGTTGCTGAAATTCTTGAAACGTGGCGTTTTGTATACATTTCGTTATCACGTTTGGACCCAGGGTCACGCAGCTACAAATTATAGTTATTGGCGAAATACTATGGAACCGTACGAA GTTTCCTGGGAACCAGATTTCGAGCCCTATATCGTCGTCTCAAAACTGGCACCCAGGTACGACACCAGATTCATCGGTTTCGGATGGAACAAAGTTTCCTATCTAACGCATTTGACCGTACTAGGCTACAA ATTTATATAG
- the LOC114878157 gene encoding LARGE xylosyl- and glucuronyltransferase 1-like isoform X2, translated as MARSWLGCLFGVLVPSAIFYLYLLLNVPSADIDSFKIVGKESLHVERPIFDKLHSETNRNEAKCETIHIAMVCAGYNSTFALVTVVKSVLFYRTKPLHFHLLVDEIAKRTLTTVFRTWDLPHVNLTYYKAERWVPKVSWIPNKHYSGVYGLLKLILPDAMREDKVLVFDTDVTVVNDVNLLWQMFEKFTNDQALGLTENQSHWYIKALSYGQRPWPALGRGYNTGVMLMHLQQLRNRKFISLWETVTKRVLAYIPETSLADQDIMNAVIKDHPSIVYKIECTWNIQLSDHTISDQCYRDTSRINIVHWNSPRKQDVYNKNINEFRKLHKIFLDMDGNLLRRRLFGCDKHEAVSEYNESSLCREFTRGATTLYRTHPFLLEYEYNVYAPADVALITQCSVERIPLLEDISKHWPGTISVALYLTDAEVQNFLEFVRGSVELRKRKNIAYHVVYKDGELYPINYLRNIAMSYVSSPFIFQLDVDFLPQYGLHEALMSYIVKLNISESDKVALIVPAFETERYRFTFPANKDELLKFLKRGVLYTFRYHVWTQGHAATNYSYWRNTMEPYEVSWEPDFEPYIVVSKLAPRYDTRFIGFGWNKVSYLTHLTVLGYNTQAL; from the exons ATGGCTCGATCATGGCTAGGATGTTTGTTCGGCGTTTTAGTACCATCGGCGATTTTTTATCtctatttattgttaaatG TTCCTTCCGCTGACATCGATTCTTTCAAAATCGTTGGCAAAGAGAGCTTACACGTGGAACGACCTATCTTTGACAAATTACATTCTGAAACTAATCGTAACGAG GCAAAATGCGAGACCATACATATAGCGATGGTGTGCGCCGGATACAACTCGACGTTCGCTCTGGTGACAGTAGTAAAATCTGTTTTATTCTACCGTACTAAACCTTTGCATTTTCACTTGCTCGTCGACGAGATTGCAAAGAGAACACTGACAACTGTGTTTCGAACATGGGATTTACCACATG TGAACTTGACGTACTATAAAGCGGAAAGATGGGTACCAAAGGTGTCCTGGATACCTAACAAGCATTACTCTGGCGTTTACGGTCTTCTGAAATTAATCCTGCCGGATGCGATGCGAGAGGATAAAGTTTTGGTATTCGACACGGACGTAACCGTGGTGAACGACGTTAATTTACTTTGGCAGATGTTCGAGAAGTTCACAAACGATCAGGCCCTAGGGTTGACGGAAAATCAGAGTCATTGGTACATAAAGGCTTTGTCTTATGGTCAACGACCATGGCCGGCACTTGGTAGAGGCTATAACACGGGCGTGATGCTGATGCACTTGCAACAACTTCGTAACAGAAAATTTATCAGTCTTTGGGAAACAGTTACGAAGCGTGTTCTGGCATACATACCGGAGACTAGCTTAGCCGATCAGGATATAATGAATGCCGTTATCAAAGATCATCCTTCCATTGTATATAAAATCGAATGCACCTGGAACATACAGCTGAGCGATCACACGATCAGCGATCAGTGTTATCGCGACACTAGTCGTATAAAC ATTGTGCACTGGAATTCACCTCGAAAGCAAGATGTatataataagaatatcaaCGAGTTTCGTAAGTTGCATAAGATCTTCCTCGATATGGATGGGAATTTGCTACGTAGACGCTTGTTTGGTTGTGATAAACACGAAGCTGTGTCAGAA tACAACGAATCGAGCCTCTGTCGAGAGTTCACCAGAGGCGCGACCACCTTGTACCGAACACATCCGTTCCTCCTCGAGTACGAGTACAATGTATACGCACCGGCGGATGTGGCTCTGATAACTCAATGCAGCGTGGAAAGAATACCTTTGTTAGAAGATATATCGAAACATTGGCCTGGTACCATAAGCGTCGCCCTGTACCTGACTGATGCCGAAGTGCAGAATTTCCTTGAATTCGTCCGTGGATCCGTTGAGttgaggaagaggaagaacaTCGCGTACCACGTGGTGTACAAGGACGGg gAACTCTATCCAATCAATTATCTACGAAACATTGCGATGTCGTACGTATCGTCCCCGTTCATTTTTCAACTGGACGTCGATTTTCTGCCTCAGTACGGCTTGCACGAAGCCCTTATGAGTTACATCGTTAAATTGAACATCAGTGAGTCGGACAAAGTAGCTTTGATCGTGCCAGCATTCGAGACCGAGCGTTATAG GTTTACCTTTCCAGCGAACAAGGATGAGTTGCTGAAATTCTTGAAACGTGGCGTTTTGTATACATTTCGTTATCACGTTTGGACCCAGGGTCACGCAGCTACAAATTATAGTTATTGGCGAAATACTATGGAACCGTACGAA GTTTCCTGGGAACCAGATTTCGAGCCCTATATCGTCGTCTCAAAACTGGCACCCAGGTACGACACCAGATTCATCGGTTTCGGATGGAACAAAGTTTCCTATCTAACGCATTTGACCGTACTAGGCTACAA CACCCAAGCGCTATAA